One window of the Deltaproteobacteria bacterium genome contains the following:
- the queF gene encoding NADPH-dependent 7-cyano-7-deazaguanine reductase QueF has product MEKKTQTSDLEGLTLLGSKATAVRKLETFPNHHPTRDYMVTMESEEFTTLCPLTGQPDFAKIKISYIPDKKILESKSLKLYLWSFRDQGFFHEHAANMILDDVVAALGPRYCRITAVFAVRGGISIAIDAEYKQ; this is encoded by the coding sequence ATGGAGAAAAAAACGCAAACCTCGGATTTGGAAGGCCTGACGTTGCTAGGAAGCAAAGCCACAGCTGTCCGCAAGCTGGAGACTTTTCCCAATCATCATCCGACGCGGGATTACATGGTCACCATGGAATCCGAAGAATTTACAACCCTGTGTCCCCTAACTGGACAGCCGGATTTCGCCAAAATTAAGATTTCCTACATCCCGGACAAAAAGATCCTCGAGTCCAAATCACTGAAGCTTTATCTCTGGTCCTTCCGTGATCAAGGCTTCTTCCACGAACACGCGGCGAACATGATTCTCGATGATGTGGTCGCTGCTTTGGGGCCACGCTACTGCAGGATTACAGCAGTTTTTGCTGTTCGAGGGGGCATTTCGATTGCCATTGACGCCGAATACAAACAATAA